A genomic segment from Spongiibacter sp. IMCC21906 encodes:
- the tsaB gene encoding tRNA (adenosine(37)-N6)-threonylcarbamoyltransferase complex dimerization subunit type 1 TsaB, with product MTSILAIDAATEACSVALLDGDKVREDFRMLPRTHTQFLLPMVDQQLRESGRRLHDLDAIAFTAGPGSFTGLRIACAVVQGLAYAADIPVIPISTLQAMGQLALQEDELEEGDEIYPVLDARMSEVYWGAYRVSNGLALAACHDQLSAPSELNFSLSNSEKSVGVGNGWQYRQAFSLDVLPVKVIEECYPRAAAMLPLAEKRFTDSDFVSAEQAQPVYLRDSVAWQKS from the coding sequence ATGACAAGTATTCTTGCAATTGACGCTGCGACCGAGGCTTGTTCGGTTGCGTTGTTAGATGGCGATAAAGTGCGAGAAGATTTTCGCATGTTGCCGCGTACCCATACCCAGTTTTTGCTACCCATGGTAGATCAACAATTGCGAGAAAGCGGTAGAAGGCTTCACGATCTTGATGCCATTGCGTTTACCGCCGGCCCCGGATCATTTACCGGTTTGCGAATTGCCTGCGCAGTGGTGCAAGGCCTGGCTTACGCTGCCGATATCCCTGTTATTCCTATTTCTACTTTACAGGCGATGGGCCAGCTTGCTTTACAAGAGGATGAACTGGAGGAGGGGGATGAGATCTATCCGGTTCTAGACGCGCGAATGTCAGAGGTGTATTGGGGGGCTTATCGGGTGAGCAATGGCCTAGCCTTAGCTGCGTGCCATGATCAACTGTCAGCGCCGTCTGAATTGAACTTTTCACTTTCTAATTCAGAAAAGTCCGTGGGGGTCGGTAACGGTTGGCAGTATCGGCAGGCGTTCTCTTTGGATGTTTTGCCAGTAAAGGTGATTGAAGAGTGTTATCCCCGGGCGGCTGCAATGCTGCCCTTGGCAGAAAAGCGATTTACCGATTCTGATTTTGTTTCTGCAGAACAGGCTCAACCCGTTTATCTGCGTGACAGTGTGGCGTGGCAAAAAAGTTGA
- the queA gene encoding tRNA preQ1(34) S-adenosylmethionine ribosyltransferase-isomerase QueA, translating into MRLSDFYFDLPPELIANQPAAQRDGSRLLVLDEHGDIEHRQFPALLEYLQPGDLLVFNNTRVIPARVFACKETGGRVEIMLERMLNEHEALVQLRVSKAPKPGAMLQLCMNADSDPGDEQLEVLGREGSLFRLQSQRPLLEILATWGHMPLPPYIEREDNETDKSRYQTVYASRDGAVAAPTAGLHFTDALLAACRDRGVETAFVTLHVGAGTFQPVRCDDIREHQMHAEWIDVNEAVCEQVRACRARGGRVVAVGTTSVRSLESASQTGVIQPFTGDSQIFIYPGYQFRSVDAMVTNFHLPESTLIMLVSAFSGQDAILNAYKEAVQARYRFFSYGDAMLLFPHQGAEKSEES; encoded by the coding sequence ATGCGGCTTAGCGACTTTTATTTTGACCTTCCCCCCGAGCTGATTGCCAATCAGCCTGCAGCGCAGCGCGATGGCAGTCGCTTGTTGGTACTTGATGAGCACGGTGATATTGAACATCGTCAGTTTCCTGCGTTGCTGGAATATCTTCAGCCCGGCGATTTGCTGGTGTTTAACAATACCCGGGTGATTCCTGCGCGGGTGTTTGCGTGTAAAGAGACCGGCGGTCGAGTGGAGATTATGCTTGAGCGCATGCTGAATGAACACGAGGCGCTGGTTCAGCTTCGAGTGAGTAAGGCACCAAAACCGGGAGCGATGTTGCAGCTTTGCATGAATGCAGACAGCGATCCGGGTGACGAACAATTGGAAGTACTTGGCCGAGAAGGCAGTTTATTTCGTCTGCAAAGCCAGAGGCCTTTGTTAGAGATACTCGCTACTTGGGGACATATGCCGTTGCCGCCCTATATTGAGCGGGAAGATAACGAGACAGATAAAAGTCGTTATCAAACCGTTTATGCCAGCCGCGATGGTGCGGTGGCGGCGCCAACGGCGGGGCTGCATTTTACCGATGCCTTGTTGGCAGCTTGTCGAGATAGAGGGGTTGAAACTGCCTTTGTGACCTTGCACGTAGGAGCTGGAACTTTTCAACCGGTGCGCTGCGACGATATTCGCGAGCACCAGATGCACGCTGAGTGGATAGATGTAAACGAGGCTGTGTGCGAACAAGTGCGGGCCTGCCGGGCCAGAGGCGGCCGGGTGGTTGCGGTGGGAACCACCAGTGTGAGGAGCTTGGAATCAGCGTCTCAAACTGGCGTGATTCAGCCTTTTACGGGTGACAGTCAGATTTTTATTTATCCCGGTTATCAATTCCGCAGTGTAGATGCGATGGTAACCAACTTCCATCTTCCAGAATCTACCTTGATTATGCTGGTGTCGGCGTTTTCTGGGCAAGATGCCATTTTGAATGCTTATAAAGAAGCAGTCCAAGCGCGTTACCGTTTTTTTAGCTACGGTGATGCCATGTTGTTATTTCCCCACCAAGGGGCTGAAAAGAGCGAAGAATCATGA
- a CDS encoding undecaprenyl-diphosphate phosphatase, whose amino-acid sequence MDAFQAVVLAAIQGLTEFLPISSSGHLVLPQTLLGWEDQGLAFDVAVHVGSLVAVLWFFRRDVCNLLLAWGSSICGKGHDQDSKLAWYVIIATLPAILAGLVFNDLIETHLRSGYVLAMTTLVWGVVLGAVDRFASHRRQITDIGLGIALFIGFSQALALVPGTSRSGITITAALLVGLNRSDAARFSFLLSMPIIAAAGSYKLLELVQSDTHIAWTYLSIGFVVSAVTAYFCIRVFMNWVERIGMMPFAIYRVILAGIIFAVLAW is encoded by the coding sequence ATGGACGCTTTTCAGGCAGTGGTATTAGCGGCAATTCAAGGGCTCACCGAGTTTCTTCCAATCTCAAGCTCCGGGCATTTGGTTTTACCTCAGACCTTGTTGGGTTGGGAAGATCAAGGATTGGCGTTTGATGTAGCAGTGCATGTGGGATCTTTAGTTGCTGTACTTTGGTTTTTTCGTCGCGATGTCTGTAATTTGCTTTTAGCTTGGGGCAGCAGTATTTGTGGCAAGGGGCATGACCAAGATTCAAAGCTTGCTTGGTACGTGATTATTGCTACTTTGCCAGCGATACTTGCGGGACTCGTGTTTAATGACTTAATCGAAACCCATTTGCGGAGTGGTTATGTGCTCGCCATGACTACCTTGGTTTGGGGGGTAGTGTTGGGCGCGGTAGATCGCTTTGCCAGCCATCGCCGACAGATTACCGACATCGGCTTGGGTATCGCCTTGTTTATTGGCTTCAGTCAAGCTTTGGCATTGGTGCCCGGTACCTCCCGTTCCGGTATCACTATTACGGCGGCCTTGTTGGTAGGGTTGAATCGCAGCGATGCGGCACGATTTTCATTTTTATTATCCATGCCAATTATTGCCGCGGCAGGAAGCTATAAGCTTCTGGAACTTGTCCAAAGCGATACCCACATTGCTTGGACATATTTATCTATTGGCTTTGTGGTGTCGGCAGTCACGGCCTATTTCTGTATTCGGGTCTTTATGAATTGGGTGGAGCGCATTGGTATGATGCCCTTTGCCATTTATCGCGTAATACTGGCCGGGATTATTTTTGCGGTGCTTGCTTGGTAA
- a CDS encoding DUF3524 domain-containing protein, which translates to MNVLLLSAYHAESHRQWAEGLMQNCVGIKWSILTLPPRHFNWRIRGNSLSWAMLEKDLLCAGYDAILATSMTDLSALKGMVPDIAAIPSAVYFHENQFAYPASGRQQQNIEPCMVNLYAAMAADKILFNSDYNRRSFTQGCDDLLRRLPDYAPRTEVLAKLQRDAEVLPVGITKPLMSRQCAAPRLQLLWNHRWEYDKGPELLLEIIRACEAQQLAIDFHIVGQQFRDCPNAFAAIHQLLLASGTLALASWGYVEQACDYQQLLADCDVVLSTAEHDFQGLSVMEAVAAGCVPLLPNRLCYPEFYPANNLYGGEGLAQQAIAACEKLIQLLEQKKQDPLLAQLQPPSVEAFYWQQLAPRYQSILAELRR; encoded by the coding sequence ATGAACGTTCTTTTACTGTCTGCCTATCATGCCGAAAGCCATCGCCAGTGGGCAGAAGGCTTGATGCAAAACTGTGTTGGCATCAAATGGTCAATTCTGACGTTGCCGCCACGCCACTTTAATTGGCGGATTCGCGGTAATAGTCTGTCTTGGGCCATGCTGGAAAAAGACCTGCTCTGTGCGGGCTACGATGCCATTTTAGCCACCTCCATGACCGACCTGTCTGCCTTGAAAGGAATGGTGCCTGATATCGCGGCTATTCCTAGCGCGGTGTATTTCCACGAGAATCAGTTTGCGTATCCCGCCAGTGGTCGTCAGCAACAAAACATTGAACCCTGCATGGTGAATCTCTATGCCGCCATGGCCGCTGATAAAATTTTATTTAACAGCGACTACAATCGACGGAGTTTCACCCAGGGTTGCGACGATTTGTTGCGTCGGCTACCCGATTACGCTCCTCGGACCGAGGTGTTGGCAAAGCTGCAGCGGGATGCGGAGGTGCTACCCGTCGGTATTACCAAGCCGCTGATGTCTCGCCAATGTGCGGCCCCGCGCTTGCAACTACTTTGGAACCATCGTTGGGAATACGATAAAGGCCCAGAGCTTTTGCTGGAAATTATTCGCGCCTGCGAGGCACAACAACTAGCGATTGATTTTCACATTGTCGGACAGCAGTTTCGGGATTGCCCCAATGCCTTTGCGGCCATTCACCAACTACTTTTGGCAAGCGGAACCTTGGCGCTGGCCAGCTGGGGCTATGTTGAGCAGGCCTGCGACTATCAGCAGCTATTGGCCGATTGTGATGTGGTTTTGTCGACAGCCGAACATGACTTTCAAGGCTTGTCCGTCATGGAGGCGGTTGCTGCGGGTTGTGTGCCTTTGTTACCCAACCGGTTGTGCTATCCGGAGTTTTACCCGGCCAATAATCTTTATGGCGGTGAGGGGCTTGCCCAGCAAGCCATTGCGGCCTGCGAGAAGCTGATTCAGTTGCTTGAGCAGAAAAAGCAGGACCCTTTACTTGCTCAATTACAGCCGCCTTCTGTCGAGGCTTTTTATTGGCAACAGCTCGCGCCTCGTTATCAATCGATACTGGCTGAGTTGCGGCGGTGA
- a CDS encoding tryptophan--tRNA ligase, giving the protein MSKSRVLTGITTTGTPHLGNYVGAIRPAVADSQNEDIDSFFFLADYHALIKCQDPTLVHQSAREIAATWLALGLDTDKSTFYRQSDVPEVMELNWILSCVCAKGLMNRAHAYKAAVQDNEEKGEDQDYAITMGLFAYPVLMAADILTFNAEKVPVGRDQIQHIEMARDMAQRFNHLYGETFALPEAVVDDNVAVLKGLDGRKMSKSYGNTIPLFLPEKKLQKHINKIKTNLLEPGEPKDPDDSTVFQIWKAFASPADTEDMRRRFAEGIAWGQAKKDLFGLVNEQIKDARQRYEEILDSGSYLDEELRKGAEKARAEAAPLLDKARKAVGLSRFS; this is encoded by the coding sequence ATGAGCAAATCTCGCGTCTTGACTGGCATCACGACTACCGGCACGCCTCATTTGGGGAATTATGTTGGTGCCATTCGACCTGCAGTTGCCGACAGTCAGAATGAGGATATTGATAGCTTCTTTTTTTTGGCGGATTATCACGCGTTAATCAAATGCCAAGATCCAACGTTGGTACATCAATCTGCTCGTGAAATAGCGGCAACATGGTTGGCGTTGGGCTTGGATACCGACAAAAGTACTTTTTATCGCCAGTCTGATGTGCCAGAAGTGATGGAGTTAAATTGGATTTTAAGCTGTGTGTGCGCCAAGGGATTAATGAATCGCGCCCATGCCTATAAGGCGGCTGTTCAAGACAACGAAGAAAAAGGCGAAGACCAGGATTACGCTATAACTATGGGCTTGTTCGCTTACCCGGTGTTAATGGCGGCCGATATTTTGACCTTTAACGCCGAGAAAGTCCCCGTTGGCCGTGACCAGATTCAGCACATCGAAATGGCCAGAGACATGGCTCAGCGCTTTAACCATTTATACGGCGAGACGTTTGCGCTACCAGAGGCAGTGGTGGATGATAATGTCGCTGTGTTAAAAGGCTTGGATGGCCGCAAGATGAGCAAGAGCTACGGCAACACCATTCCCTTGTTTTTACCTGAGAAAAAACTCCAAAAGCATATCAATAAAATTAAAACTAATTTGTTGGAGCCTGGCGAGCCTAAAGACCCTGACGACTCTACCGTGTTTCAAATTTGGAAGGCCTTTGCCAGTCCGGCAGACACCGAAGATATGCGCCGTCGTTTTGCTGAAGGTATTGCCTGGGGCCAAGCAAAAAAAGACTTGTTTGGACTAGTTAACGAGCAGATTAAAGATGCGCGCCAGCGCTACGAAGAGATTCTTGATTCAGGTAGTTACTTGGATGAAGAGCTGCGCAAGGGCGCTGAAAAGGCTAGAGCGGAGGCGGCACCGTTGCTGGATAAAGCGCGTAAAGCGGTAGGCTTATCTCGGTTTTCTTAA
- a CDS encoding TonB-dependent receptor: MMKTFARKTCLFLSLLPSIAVLAEDNDKLESVSVTASRIAKDVNEQSVSISLISAQDIDTVGHNHISQLLNRAAGVWISRGNGQEHLTAIRSSVLTGPGSCGAFYLAEDGIPLRAPGFCNVNALFDVNSEQAQRIEIIRGPGTAVHGSNALNGVINVLSAPPSNDHETRLSVEGGPHNYSRVKFSESDTHGKHGYRLSLQGNHDGGYKDDSGYDQQKLSFRHDYQGETWQIQSLLSASNLDQETAGYILGKDAYKVESRKKENPNPEAFRNSRSLRYYSRFEREGLKDTLFVVTPYIRYTEMEFLQHFLPGTPLEENGERTIGVQTAFYHSLNKSVTLYNGFDMELTKAYLQQHQDTASFASFPTGQQYDYDVDGRYGAWFIGGDWEFSDDTLVNFGARYDIQFYDYDNQIIDGNTAADGSPCPTAPCRYSRPSDDENRFRNWSFHLGMVHKATEHTDIIVNANQGFRAPQANELYRLQSTQQLANLDEESLAALEWGLRGHWPGFNYQLVAFWMQKEDVIIQDSLRRNRNGGQTEHRGLELELNWNITPTLNWALQASYSLHQYGNDVVGSEGDDLDTAPRQLASTQLGWSPTANSLIELEVVFQGEYYLDASNQYQYPGHSLVNLRWRQQLSQNIYAAIRLNNLTDTDYAERADYAFGNYRYFVGEPRAVYLELGIKL; encoded by the coding sequence ATGATGAAAACCTTCGCCCGCAAAACCTGCTTATTCCTTAGCTTGCTACCCTCTATCGCGGTTTTGGCTGAAGACAATGACAAGCTGGAATCCGTGTCGGTTACCGCCAGTCGTATTGCCAAGGACGTGAATGAGCAGAGTGTCTCTATCAGCCTGATTTCAGCGCAGGATATCGATACGGTGGGCCACAATCATATTAGCCAATTACTGAATCGTGCAGCAGGAGTCTGGATTAGCCGAGGTAATGGTCAAGAACATTTAACGGCGATTCGCTCATCCGTTTTAACGGGGCCTGGCAGCTGCGGCGCGTTTTACCTTGCTGAAGATGGCATTCCACTGAGAGCCCCCGGCTTCTGTAACGTCAACGCACTATTTGACGTTAACAGCGAACAGGCACAGCGCATTGAAATTATTCGTGGCCCAGGCACCGCCGTGCACGGCAGCAACGCCCTTAATGGCGTGATCAACGTGCTTAGCGCGCCACCCAGCAACGATCATGAAACCCGACTGAGTGTTGAAGGTGGCCCGCACAATTACAGCCGGGTGAAATTCAGCGAAAGTGACACCCACGGCAAACATGGCTATCGCTTGAGTTTACAGGGCAACCATGACGGTGGTTATAAAGATGACTCGGGCTACGACCAGCAAAAACTAAGTTTCCGTCACGACTATCAAGGCGAAACGTGGCAAATTCAATCGCTACTGTCGGCGAGTAACCTAGATCAAGAAACGGCTGGCTATATTCTCGGCAAAGACGCTTACAAAGTTGAAAGCCGCAAGAAAGAAAACCCCAACCCCGAGGCGTTTCGAAATAGTCGTAGCCTGCGCTATTACAGTCGTTTTGAGCGCGAAGGCTTAAAAGACACCCTCTTTGTTGTCACGCCTTATATTCGTTATACCGAAATGGAATTTTTACAACATTTTCTGCCAGGCACGCCGCTAGAGGAAAACGGCGAACGGACCATTGGCGTACAAACCGCGTTTTATCACTCCCTCAACAAATCAGTCACGCTATATAACGGCTTCGACATGGAGCTGACCAAAGCGTATTTACAACAGCATCAAGACACAGCCAGCTTTGCGAGCTTCCCTACTGGGCAGCAATACGATTACGACGTGGACGGCCGCTACGGTGCATGGTTTATAGGCGGCGACTGGGAGTTTAGCGACGATACGCTGGTTAATTTTGGGGCCCGCTACGATATTCAATTTTACGACTATGACAATCAGATCATCGACGGTAACACCGCCGCTGATGGTAGCCCCTGCCCTACGGCCCCCTGCCGTTATTCCCGCCCCAGCGATGACGAAAATCGTTTTCGAAACTGGTCTTTTCATTTAGGCATGGTTCATAAGGCCACCGAGCACACTGACATTATTGTCAACGCTAACCAAGGCTTTCGCGCCCCCCAAGCTAACGAGCTATACCGACTGCAATCCACGCAGCAGCTGGCCAATCTAGACGAAGAATCATTGGCTGCGCTGGAATGGGGTTTGCGCGGCCATTGGCCTGGCTTTAACTACCAGCTTGTTGCGTTTTGGATGCAAAAAGAAGACGTGATTATTCAGGATTCGCTGCGCCGCAATCGAAATGGCGGTCAAACCGAACACAGAGGGCTTGAGCTGGAGCTCAACTGGAATATCACCCCTACTTTAAACTGGGCGCTACAAGCCAGCTACAGCCTGCACCAGTACGGTAACGACGTTGTTGGCAGCGAGGGAGATGATCTGGACACCGCACCCCGTCAGCTTGCCAGTACCCAACTTGGCTGGAGCCCAACGGCGAATAGCCTTATTGAGCTAGAAGTGGTGTTTCAAGGTGAGTACTACCTAGACGCCAGCAATCAGTACCAGTACCCCGGCCACAGCCTCGTCAACTTGCGTTGGCGCCAGCAGCTAAGCCAAAACATCTATGCCGCCATTCGGCTCAACAACCTCACCGATACCGATTACGCTGAACGGGCCGATTATGCCTTTGGCAACTACCGTTATTTCGTCGGAGAGCCTCGGGCTGTGTACCTTGAGCTAGGAATCAAGCTATAA
- the mobA gene encoding molybdenum cofactor guanylyltransferase MobA has translation MSVSTIHNTSLHSQPYSLLILAGGEGRRMSGQDKGLMPWHGKALVEHLIATLPKSYQQCLISCNRHLEDYRRYGETVTDGNLQYQGPLAGILAGMDQANTDLLLVLPCDCPQPPPQLFSRLLKSMEKTDKTICYAWDGQREQYLFALIKKSMRRSLQNYLDQGQRSVRHWYKQEAAIHVDFSDCHDSFKNFNTQKELLSK, from the coding sequence ATGTCCGTCAGCACTATCCATAATACCAGCCTCCATTCGCAGCCCTATAGCTTGTTGATATTAGCAGGTGGCGAAGGTCGGCGAATGAGCGGCCAAGATAAAGGCTTAATGCCATGGCATGGCAAAGCGCTTGTAGAGCACCTCATTGCAACGCTACCAAAGAGCTATCAGCAATGTTTAATTAGCTGTAATAGACACCTTGAAGACTACCGCCGCTACGGTGAAACCGTGACTGACGGTAACTTGCAATACCAGGGTCCATTAGCAGGTATTTTAGCCGGAATGGATCAAGCAAATACTGATTTACTGCTTGTATTACCCTGCGACTGTCCACAGCCACCACCACAACTATTTAGTCGATTATTGAAGAGCATGGAAAAGACCGACAAAACCATCTGCTATGCATGGGACGGTCAGCGTGAACAGTACCTGTTCGCACTCATTAAAAAATCCATGCGCAGGTCTTTGCAAAATTATCTCGATCAGGGCCAGCGCAGTGTGAGGCATTGGTATAAACAAGAAGCCGCTATACACGTTGATTTCAGCGATTGCCATGATAGCTTTAAGAATTTTAATACCCAAAAAGAACTGTTGAGTAAATAA
- a CDS encoding M18 family aminopeptidase yields the protein MVDVAMTEQQNFNNGLLAFLDASPTPYHAVTSMKAVLLNAGFSELNERDDWDLSPGGRYFVLREASSIVAFTLGKGKLTEQGWRMVGTHTDSPCLRVKPNPDLHRQGYYQLGVDVYGGALLNPWFDRDLGLAGRINYRDQSGGLSSALVNIDRPIGVVPSLAIHLDRDANANRSVNPQTDLPVVLMQSKEKLQFNQLLKAVLEDQGVTNVDQVLDYELSFYDCQSAAMIGWNDDFIASARLDNLLSCYIGLQALINADDDGYQLLVCNDHEEVGSQSAIGAQGPMLESVLKRVSGDEVSLQRAIANSMMISADNAHGVHPNYSDKHDANHGPLLNAGPVIKINVNQRYATSSETSGIFRNICASLNEPVQSFVVRADMGCGSTIGPATASGIGVRTLDIGVPTFAMHSIRELAGSRDAEALSRILSAFYRLPSVTS from the coding sequence ATGGTTGATGTAGCAATGACAGAACAACAAAATTTCAATAACGGCTTACTCGCATTTCTTGATGCGAGCCCCACGCCATACCACGCAGTAACTAGCATGAAAGCCGTGCTGTTGAATGCGGGATTTAGCGAATTGAATGAGCGCGATGACTGGGATTTGAGCCCTGGTGGCCGCTATTTTGTTCTTCGAGAGGCGTCATCCATCGTGGCGTTTACCTTAGGCAAAGGCAAATTAACTGAACAAGGTTGGCGAATGGTGGGGACGCATACTGACAGCCCTTGTCTGCGAGTTAAACCTAATCCCGATTTGCACCGACAAGGGTATTATCAGTTAGGCGTTGATGTGTATGGTGGCGCTTTGCTAAACCCGTGGTTTGATCGCGATTTGGGCTTGGCGGGACGGATTAATTATCGTGACCAAAGTGGTGGCCTTTCGTCTGCGCTAGTCAATATTGACCGACCGATTGGCGTCGTGCCCAGCTTGGCGATTCACTTAGATCGAGACGCCAACGCCAATCGCAGCGTTAATCCGCAAACGGATTTACCTGTAGTACTCATGCAATCCAAAGAGAAGCTGCAGTTTAATCAGTTATTAAAGGCGGTACTGGAAGATCAGGGCGTGACGAATGTTGATCAGGTGCTGGATTACGAACTGAGCTTTTACGATTGCCAGTCTGCAGCCATGATTGGCTGGAACGATGATTTTATTGCCAGTGCTCGCTTAGACAATTTATTGTCTTGCTATATTGGCCTGCAAGCCCTGATCAACGCCGATGACGATGGCTACCAACTGCTGGTCTGCAATGATCATGAAGAGGTGGGAAGTCAGTCCGCCATTGGCGCTCAAGGGCCGATGCTGGAGTCGGTACTAAAGCGTGTTTCAGGAGATGAAGTTAGCCTTCAGCGTGCTATTGCCAATTCAATGATGATTTCAGCTGATAATGCCCACGGGGTCCATCCCAATTACAGTGATAAGCATGACGCGAATCACGGCCCGCTGCTTAATGCGGGGCCGGTTATTAAAATTAATGTGAATCAACGTTACGCTACCAGTAGTGAAACCAGCGGTATTTTTCGTAATATCTGCGCCTCCCTTAATGAACCAGTGCAAAGCTTTGTGGTTCGTGCTGATATGGGTTGTGGCAGCACTATTGGCCCGGCAACTGCGTCAGGTATTGGTGTTCGAACACTCGATATTGGCGTGCCAACCTTTGCTATGCATTCGATAAGAGAGTTGGCGGGGAGTCGTGACGCCGAGGCTCTCAGTCGGATATTGTCGGCATTTTATCGACTGCCAAGCGTCACGTCGTAA
- the tgt gene encoding tRNA guanosine(34) transglycosylase Tgt — protein MMTECRMEFSRSGEDGYARRGCLSFPRGQVQTPAFMPVGTYGTVKGMLPRDIEEIGAEIILGNTFHLMLRPGTEVVQAHGDLHDFTGWKGPILTDSGGFQVWSLGKLRKISEEGVSFQSPVNGSKVYLDPEASMNVQRKLGADIVMIFDECTPYPATEKEARDSMSLSLRWAGRSKAAHEGNDAALFGIIQGGMYPELRRESLQGLTDIGFDGYAIGGLSVGEPKEEMIKVLDALADHLPKERPRYLMGVGTPGDILEAVMRGVDMFDCVMPTRNARNGHLFTSTGVIKIRNATHRHNDQPLDANCDCYTCQNFSRAYLHHLDKCKEILGAQLNTIHNLRFYQNHMAGIRKAIEEKRLAAFAQEFYDSQQAR, from the coding sequence ATCATGACTGAATGTCGGATGGAGTTTAGCCGCTCCGGTGAAGACGGCTATGCCCGTCGAGGGTGTCTGAGTTTTCCTCGGGGACAGGTGCAAACTCCCGCGTTTATGCCGGTGGGTACCTACGGCACAGTAAAGGGCATGTTGCCACGAGATATTGAGGAAATTGGCGCCGAGATTATTCTGGGTAACACTTTTCATCTCATGCTTCGTCCCGGAACTGAGGTGGTCCAAGCCCACGGCGATCTGCATGATTTTACCGGCTGGAAAGGGCCGATATTGACGGACTCTGGCGGCTTTCAGGTGTGGAGTCTAGGCAAGCTGCGTAAAATTAGCGAAGAGGGGGTGTCTTTCCAGTCGCCGGTTAATGGCAGCAAGGTCTACCTGGACCCGGAAGCGTCGATGAACGTTCAGCGTAAGCTGGGTGCTGATATCGTGATGATTTTCGACGAGTGCACGCCGTACCCCGCCACCGAAAAGGAAGCGCGGGATTCTATGAGTTTGTCGTTGCGTTGGGCCGGGCGAAGCAAAGCGGCTCATGAGGGCAACGATGCGGCGTTGTTTGGCATTATTCAGGGTGGCATGTATCCCGAGCTGCGTAGAGAGTCTTTGCAGGGATTAACGGATATTGGCTTTGATGGCTACGCGATTGGTGGCTTGTCCGTTGGTGAGCCGAAGGAGGAGATGATTAAGGTGCTGGATGCTTTGGCAGATCATCTTCCTAAAGAGCGGCCTCGCTACTTAATGGGCGTGGGCACTCCCGGCGATATTTTAGAAGCAGTCATGCGTGGCGTGGATATGTTTGATTGTGTAATGCCCACCCGCAACGCCCGCAATGGTCACCTTTTCACCTCCACGGGGGTGATTAAAATTCGCAACGCCACTCATCGGCACAACGACCAACCCTTAGATGCGAATTGCGATTGCTATACCTGCCAGAATTTTTCTCGGGCCTATCTCCATCATCTGGATAAGTGTAAGGAGATTTTGGGAGCCCAGTTGAACACCATTCATAATTTACGCTTTTATCAAAATCACATGGCGGGCATCCGTAAGGCTATTGAGGAAAAGCGTTTGGCAGCTTTTGCCCAAGAATTTTACGATAGTCAACAAGCTCGATAA